A window of Candidatus Fermentibacter sp. genomic DNA:
CTGCGGCAAGGAGCTGGCGGGGGAGGACGACCTGTCAGGCCTCTCGGCCGTGGCCGTGCTCCACTTCACTCCCTAGGAGCCTCGCTTCCGAGAGAGGCCCCGAGCTGCCCGCAGGCCCCTCCGGCGGATGAACCGAGCGATTTCCTGACCGTGGCCTCCCGGCCCATCTCCGTCAGGATGTCGAGAAACGCCTTCATGCGCCTCTCCGGAGGCCTCGAGAAGCCGGTGCCATCGACATCGTTGCAGGGTATGAGGTTGATCTTGCACCATACCCCCCTCGTGAAGTCACCGAGGGCCCTGGCCTCGTCAGGCGAGTCGTTGATCCCGTCCAGGAGGCAGAACTCGAAGGTCACGGGGCGGTTCTTCGCGGACGAGTAGCCTATCGCGGCCTTCCTCACCTCACGCAGGCCCCACCGCCTGGCAGCGGGGATGAGCCTGTCCCTCGTCGCCTGCATCGCGCTGTGCAGCGATATCGCCAGCCCCGCCTGCCCGGGATGAGCTGCGAGCTTCGCCATCCCCTCCGGCACCCCCACGGTCGAGACCGTTACGTGCCTCGTTCCGATCCCGGCTCCGCGAGGGTCCGTGATGATCGTGAGGGAATCGAGCACCGCCTTCACGTTGAGCAGCGGCTCGCCCATGCCCATGTACACCACGTTCGTCACCCGGCCCTCGGAGAATCTTCTCAGGGCATTGAACTGCCCCGCTATCTCGCCCGCCGAGAGGTTCCTCCTGAAGCCGGTCCTGCCCGTCATGCAGAAGGCGCAGCCCACCGGGCAGCCCACCTGCGACGAGAGGCATGCGGTGATCCTGCCGGGGACGGGCAGCAGCACGCTCTCGATGGAGAGACCGTCGCGCAGCGGGAAGACGAACTTCGAGGCCCCGTCGGGCGAGTCGGCCCTCAGGGCGGGCTCCGGGCTCCAGATGTAGGCGGCGTCCGACAGCGACGACCTCAGGGTCGAAGGCAGATCGGACATGTCCTGGAAGCTGCCCGAGAGCCTCCTGTGCACCCAGCCGAAGATCTGTCCGGTCCTCCATGGAGGGAGCCCCAGGTCTCCCAGCCACTCGCCGAGCCCGGCAAAGGTCATGCCGCCCGCATCGACTGTCGGAATGCCGTCCCTGCCGCTGTCTGCCTCGATGGCGCCACCTCTCTCCCTGCTAGATATATTCGTCGTCCAGCACATCCCAACCGGAGGAAGATAATGGAAAACGGTGAGAGGATCGGGATAATAGGCGGCACCGGGCTCTACGCGCTCGATGGCATCGTAACGGAGGGTACCGTAGAGCCCGTGACCCCCTGCGGCTCCGTGTCCTCCCCGATCGTGCTCGCGTCGCTGGACGGAGTGAAGCTCGCATTCCTGGCCAGACACGGGACAGGGCACGTCCACTCCCCGTCCGAGGTCCCCTATGCCGCCAACATTTACGCGCTCAAGGCGCTCGGCGTGCGCAGGATCATATCCGTCTCGGCCGTGGGGAGCCTGAAGAGCAAGATCGCCCCCCGCGACATGGTCGTCCCCGACCAGCTCTGGGACAGGACGAAGGGAATCAGGAGGTCCACGTTCTTCGGCGGCGGCATCGTGGCCCACGTGTCCTTCGGCGAGCCGTACTGCCCCTGCATGAGGGAGATACTGGCCGCGAGCGCCGTCGAGGCCGGAGCCAATGTGCATCCGAAGGGCGACTACGTCTGCATCGAGGGCCCCGCCTTCTCCACCAGGGCCGAGAGCAGGATCTACAGGGCGATGGGCTGCGACATCATCGGCATGACCGCCATTCCCGAGGCCAAGCTCGCACGCGAGGCCAACATGTGCTACTCGACCCTGGCCCTGGTCACCGACTACGACGCCTGGCACGAGAGCGAGGAGGAGGTCACGGTCGAGATGGTCGTGGCCAACATGAACGCGAACACGGCCCTGGCGGGCAGGGTGGTGGCCATCGCCGCAAGGGCCGCGGCCTCGCGAAAATTCACCTGCGGCTGCAGGGCCGCCTCGACGAACGCGGTGATGACGGCCCCCGACAGGCGCGATCCCGAGCGCATGGAGGAATTGAAGGTAGTGCTCTCGTGAATGACGGGGGCGCATCCGGTCCGACGCTGTCCGGCAT
This region includes:
- the rlmN gene encoding 23S rRNA (adenine(2503)-C(2))-methyltransferase RlmN, encoding MTFAGLGEWLGDLGLPPWRTGQIFGWVHRRLSGSFQDMSDLPSTLRSSLSDAAYIWSPEPALRADSPDGASKFVFPLRDGLSIESVLLPVPGRITACLSSQVGCPVGCAFCMTGRTGFRRNLSAGEIAGQFNALRRFSEGRVTNVVYMGMGEPLLNVKAVLDSLTIITDPRGAGIGTRHVTVSTVGVPEGMAKLAAHPGQAGLAISLHSAMQATRDRLIPAARRWGLREVRKAAIGYSSAKNRPVTFEFCLLDGINDSPDEARALGDFTRGVWCKINLIPCNDVDGTGFSRPPERRMKAFLDILTEMGREATVRKSLGSSAGGACGQLGASLGSEAPRE
- the mtnP gene encoding S-methyl-5'-thioadenosine phosphorylase — translated: MENGERIGIIGGTGLYALDGIVTEGTVEPVTPCGSVSSPIVLASLDGVKLAFLARHGTGHVHSPSEVPYAANIYALKALGVRRIISVSAVGSLKSKIAPRDMVVPDQLWDRTKGIRRSTFFGGGIVAHVSFGEPYCPCMREILAASAVEAGANVHPKGDYVCIEGPAFSTRAESRIYRAMGCDIIGMTAIPEAKLAREANMCYSTLALVTDYDAWHESEEEVTVEMVVANMNANTALAGRVVAIAARAAASRKFTCGCRAASTNAVMTAPDRRDPERMEELKVVLS